A single Aggregatilinea lenta DNA region contains:
- a CDS encoding YrdB family protein, with translation MSNNPINLVLRFFLEMAGLAAMAYWGWTTHDGAWRWIAAIGLPVIAAALWGTFRVPNDPKPNPPVVVPGPVRLLLEAVYFGVAVILLADAGKDQTALILGAVIVLHYIVSYDRVIHMLRNQPF, from the coding sequence ATGAGCAATAACCCGATCAATCTGGTGCTGCGGTTTTTTCTTGAGATGGCCGGACTCGCGGCGATGGCATATTGGGGCTGGACCACACACGACGGCGCGTGGCGGTGGATCGCCGCGATCGGGCTGCCGGTGATTGCAGCAGCGCTGTGGGGCACGTTCCGCGTGCCGAACGATCCGAAGCCCAACCCGCCCGTCGTCGTACCGGGACCGGTGCGGCTGCTGCTGGAAGCGGTCTATTTCGGCGTGGCGGTGATCCTGTTGGCCGACGCGGGGAAGGATCAGACCGCGCTGATCCTGGGTGCGGTGATCGTGCTGCACTACATCGTCTCGTACGACCGGGTGATCCACATGCTGCGTAACCAGCCGTTTTAA
- a CDS encoding PAS domain S-box protein gives MNRDTQSQPRRLLLRYALVTSLWLVASLYVAHYFSQKSSVGLILESLAGTIMITSLFVVFHYHWLRRQETTQDALQESQRTFGTLMSNLPGMVYRCQNDADWTMEFISEGSLPLTGYPPEQLLAGQPASFTDLIHPDDRHIIRSSISQSLRDGGPFELIYRIKTAGGAEKWVWEQGQPVPFGDRIVLEGFITDITPQRQANEALRQSEARYRLLAENAQDIIYRLSIGPDGRFEYISPAVLAVTGYTPEEAYAFDEAPEPLIHPDDHPLIDHFLHNPITQPVRLRLQHKDGHAIWVEVRNTPIFDDQGQFVAVEGIARDVSATREIEAALRESETHLRSIFDGAAIGIMRIDLEGRLLQSNTALQSMLQYSAEELYLRPLTDLLPDNIMDQWRQLFVPLVKGDQEASSIEKPYRRKDGHTIWCRSTRSLVRDAQGQPAFIIAMLEDITEQRLAEQALARRTEEISQLYELSKQLGQILQLDELYDQVSQTVQRLMDCDNLVLSAYTPDDNLIRCIYMQHEGVVLDPSDLPPIPLEPEGTGTQSVAIRTGEALILNDYQAHLLTASTRYYANQHGVIGPDEVPDDEDVPRSALIVPLKHEGQVTGVVQVMSYRKDAYSEADFNVLNALAPQVAIALQNATLYQQAQAEIAERKRAQEAEYAQRTIAEALRDSAAALNESLDLDEVLDRILSNVGEVVRHDAAYILLIEEDSVRMVRSWGFAEHGAGNQVHTLETSLTDLPDFSTMIETLEPAVISDTRHNERWIALPATEWVRSYAGAPLVRNQSVIGFLGVLSTDPGFFSEAHGDYLRAFAGQAAIAMDNARLYDEINLHAKGLEQRVQVRTEQLQNAKERLEAILDNATEIIMLLRPDGTIEQANRMLSETFGIEEHACLGKSLGCIVSPAQAEKLADALHAVTTQMAPQRLEMVIENQHVTFEAEFTLSPIVKSGGRITGVVCNVHDITSHKEIERQLRQTIDSANQLNDMKSRFVSTVSHEFRTPLAVIQTALDLLGRYEDRLSAEQKVKEYSRIRTAIRNMVALLDNVLVFSRGEDGRVPVKPELIDLEAFCRDLIEELKHSSGETHHFVLDASGDCTTVAVDPRLVRHIVLNLLSNAVKYSSPGSTISIDLRCGRKDALISLTDQGIGIPPDDQKHLFEPFHRAGNAIEIKGTGLGLAIVKQSVDLHGGIIRCESTEGVGTTFHIRLPYLLDNLLNEANRIGKAY, from the coding sequence ATGAACAGGGATACCCAAAGCCAACCCCGGCGGCTTCTGCTGCGCTACGCCCTCGTCACCAGCCTGTGGCTTGTCGCGTCTCTTTACGTGGCGCACTACTTCAGCCAGAAATCGAGCGTGGGGCTGATCCTCGAAAGCCTCGCCGGGACTATCATGATCACCAGCTTGTTCGTGGTGTTCCATTACCACTGGCTCAGACGCCAGGAAACCACCCAGGACGCTCTGCAAGAAAGCCAGCGCACGTTCGGCACACTGATGAGCAACCTGCCGGGCATGGTGTACCGCTGCCAGAACGACGCCGACTGGACGATGGAATTCATCAGCGAAGGCAGCCTGCCCCTCACCGGCTACCCGCCAGAGCAGCTCCTCGCGGGCCAACCGGCCTCGTTCACCGATCTCATTCACCCGGACGACCGCCACATCATTCGCAGCAGCATCAGCCAGTCGCTCCGTGACGGCGGGCCATTCGAGCTGATCTACCGGATCAAGACCGCAGGCGGCGCCGAAAAATGGGTGTGGGAGCAGGGCCAGCCCGTCCCGTTTGGGGACCGGATCGTGCTCGAAGGCTTCATCACCGACATCACGCCCCAGCGGCAGGCAAACGAGGCGCTGCGCCAGAGCGAAGCCCGCTACCGGCTGCTGGCGGAAAACGCCCAGGACATCATTTACCGTCTCAGTATCGGGCCTGATGGGCGCTTCGAGTACATCAGCCCGGCAGTCCTGGCCGTCACTGGCTATACGCCCGAAGAAGCCTATGCGTTCGACGAGGCCCCCGAGCCGCTGATCCACCCGGACGATCACCCGCTCATTGACCACTTCCTCCATAACCCGATCACCCAGCCGGTCCGGCTTCGCCTGCAACACAAGGACGGGCACGCCATCTGGGTCGAGGTGCGCAATACGCCCATCTTCGACGACCAGGGGCAGTTCGTCGCCGTGGAAGGCATCGCCCGTGACGTAAGCGCCACGCGCGAGATCGAAGCGGCGCTGCGCGAAAGCGAAACACACCTGCGCTCGATCTTCGACGGCGCAGCCATCGGCATCATGCGCATCGATCTGGAAGGGCGGCTGCTGCAGAGCAACACCGCGCTGCAGTCGATGCTGCAATACAGCGCCGAAGAACTGTACCTGCGGCCCCTGACGGACCTGCTGCCGGACAACATTATGGACCAGTGGCGGCAGTTGTTCGTCCCGCTGGTCAAGGGCGACCAGGAAGCGTCGTCCATCGAAAAACCCTACCGGCGGAAGGATGGGCACACCATCTGGTGCCGATCTACACGCTCGCTGGTGCGCGACGCACAGGGACAACCCGCGTTCATCATCGCCATGCTGGAGGATATCACCGAGCAGCGCCTGGCCGAACAGGCGCTGGCGCGTCGCACCGAAGAAATCTCCCAGCTCTACGAGCTGAGCAAGCAACTGGGCCAGATTCTTCAGCTCGACGAGCTGTACGATCAGGTCTCCCAGACCGTCCAGCGGCTGATGGACTGCGACAATCTGGTTCTATCCGCCTATACGCCGGACGATAACCTGATCCGCTGTATTTATATGCAGCATGAGGGCGTCGTGCTGGACCCATCCGATCTGCCGCCGATTCCCCTGGAGCCGGAGGGCACCGGTACGCAAAGCGTGGCAATCCGCACGGGCGAAGCGCTGATACTGAACGACTACCAGGCACATCTGCTTACCGCCAGCACGCGCTACTATGCCAACCAACACGGCGTCATTGGCCCCGACGAGGTACCCGACGACGAAGACGTGCCGCGCTCGGCCCTGATCGTTCCGTTGAAGCACGAAGGCCAGGTGACCGGCGTGGTACAGGTCATGAGCTACCGGAAGGACGCCTACAGCGAAGCGGACTTCAACGTGCTGAACGCCCTGGCGCCCCAGGTGGCCATCGCGCTGCAAAACGCGACGCTCTACCAGCAAGCGCAGGCGGAGATCGCGGAGCGCAAACGCGCGCAAGAAGCCGAATACGCACAGCGCACCATCGCCGAGGCCCTGCGCGACAGCGCCGCCGCTCTCAACGAAAGCCTGGACCTCGACGAGGTGCTGGACCGCATTCTGTCGAACGTGGGCGAAGTCGTGCGGCACGACGCGGCCTACATTCTGCTGATCGAAGAAGACAGCGTGCGCATGGTCCGCAGTTGGGGATTTGCCGAGCACGGCGCAGGCAATCAAGTCCATACGCTCGAAACGTCGCTGACCGATCTGCCCGATTTCAGCACCATGATCGAGACGCTTGAGCCTGCCGTCATCTCCGATACGCGGCACAACGAGCGGTGGATTGCGCTCCCCGCCACCGAGTGGGTGCGATCCTATGCGGGCGCGCCCCTGGTGCGCAACCAGAGCGTGATCGGCTTCCTGGGCGTGCTGAGTACGGATCCGGGCTTCTTCTCTGAAGCGCACGGCGACTACCTCCGCGCGTTTGCGGGCCAGGCGGCCATTGCGATGGACAACGCCCGGCTCTACGACGAGATCAACCTGCACGCCAAAGGCCTCGAACAGCGCGTCCAGGTGCGGACCGAGCAGCTTCAAAACGCCAAAGAACGCCTGGAGGCGATCCTCGACAACGCCACCGAGATTATCATGCTGCTGCGCCCGGACGGCACCATCGAGCAGGCCAACCGGATGCTGAGCGAGACGTTCGGCATTGAAGAGCACGCATGCCTGGGCAAGTCGCTGGGCTGCATAGTGTCACCCGCCCAGGCCGAAAAGCTGGCGGACGCGCTGCACGCCGTCACCACCCAGATGGCACCACAGCGTCTGGAGATGGTCATAGAGAACCAGCACGTGACGTTTGAAGCCGAATTTACCCTGTCGCCGATCGTGAAGTCCGGCGGGCGCATCACGGGCGTCGTCTGTAACGTGCACGACATCACGTCGCACAAAGAAATCGAGCGCCAACTGCGCCAGACCATCGACAGCGCGAACCAGCTCAACGACATGAAGTCCCGCTTTGTGTCCACCGTCTCGCACGAATTCCGCACGCCGCTGGCTGTCATTCAAACCGCGCTCGATCTGCTGGGGCGCTATGAAGACCGGTTGAGCGCCGAGCAAAAAGTCAAGGAATACTCGCGCATTCGGACCGCCATCCGCAATATGGTGGCGCTGTTGGACAACGTGCTGGTCTTCAGCCGGGGCGAAGACGGGCGCGTGCCGGTCAAGCCAGAGCTGATCGACCTGGAGGCGTTCTGCCGGGATCTGATCGAAGAGCTAAAGCATTCCAGCGGCGAGACGCACCACTTCGTGCTGGATGCGAGCGGCGACTGCACCACGGTTGCGGTCGATCCGCGCCTGGTGCGGCACATTGTGCTGAACCTGCTCAGCAACGCCGTCAAATATTCCTCCCCCGGCAGCACCATCAGCATCGACCTGCGCTGCGGGCGCAAAGATGCGTTGATCAGCCTCACAGACCAGGGTATCGGCATCCCGCCGGACGATCAAAAGCACCTGTTCGAGCCGTTCCATCGCGCCGGAAATGCCATCGAGATCAAGGGCACCGGCCTGGGGTTGGCCATCGTCAAGCAGTCGGTTGACCTGCATGGGGGCATTATTCGCTGCGAAAGCACCGAAGGCGTCGGGACGACGTTCCACATCCGGCTGCCGTACCTGCTGGACAACCTTCTGAACGAAGCGAATCGCATCGGAAAAGCGTACTAA
- a CDS encoding ABC transporter ATP-binding protein, whose amino-acid sequence MTAIEIRGLTKRFGTVTALDSVDLDVPRGAIFGFLGPNGAGKTTLLRLLTGLARPTAGRVRIEGVEVGGSQRPPIGYLPDTPAFYGWMTAREFLRYIADLHGMADPPIDATLERVGLRDAAKKRVGGYSRGMKQRLGLAQALLPQPSVLLLDEPVSALDPAGRKAILDILAELRGSLTVFFSTHILGDAERVCDEIGIIDRGKLLLQSPRDELLAHYARPIFEVDVLPEAVPQLMALAAQLEAQAWVTRTDLDGARLRLRVRDVDEARRALLPLLGDLALLRVEMVGATLEDIFLALTNGHDPAEGEA is encoded by the coding sequence ATGACCGCCATCGAAATTCGCGGACTGACCAAGCGCTTCGGGACAGTCACGGCGCTGGACAGCGTCGATCTGGACGTGCCACGCGGCGCGATCTTCGGTTTTTTGGGGCCGAACGGCGCGGGCAAAACCACGCTGCTGCGGCTGCTGACCGGGCTGGCGCGTCCCACGGCGGGGCGCGTGCGCATCGAGGGCGTCGAGGTTGGGGGCAGCCAGCGCCCGCCCATTGGCTACCTGCCCGACACGCCGGCCTTCTACGGGTGGATGACGGCGCGCGAGTTCCTGCGCTACATCGCGGACCTGCACGGCATGGCCGATCCGCCCATCGACGCCACGCTGGAGCGCGTCGGGCTGCGAGACGCGGCCAAGAAGCGCGTCGGCGGCTACTCGCGGGGCATGAAGCAGCGGTTGGGGCTGGCACAGGCGCTGCTGCCGCAGCCGTCCGTGCTGCTGCTGGACGAGCCGGTCTCCGCGCTGGACCCGGCGGGCCGCAAAGCGATCCTGGACATCCTGGCCGAGCTGCGCGGCAGCCTGACCGTGTTCTTTTCGACGCACATCCTGGGCGACGCCGAGCGCGTCTGCGACGAGATTGGCATCATCGATCGCGGAAAGCTGCTATTGCAGTCGCCGCGTGACGAGCTGCTGGCCCACTACGCGCGCCCAATCTTCGAGGTCGACGTGCTGCCGGAGGCAGTGCCGCAGCTTATGGCGCTGGCTGCACAGCTTGAGGCGCAGGCGTGGGTCACCCGTACCGATCTGGACGGCGCGCGGCTGCGGCTGCGCGTGCGGGACGTGGACGAGGCGCGGCGCGCGCTGCTGCCGCTGCTGGGCGATCTGGCGCTGCTGCGCGTGGAGATGGTCGGCGCGACGCTGGAAGACATCTTCCTGGCCCTGACCAACGGGCATGATCCGGCGGAAGGAGAAGCCTGA
- a CDS encoding PLD nuclease N-terminal domain-containing protein has translation MDSTTIVALIPLIVIQIGVQIYTLYDLYKRGGARSYTPVWVVVIVLGQLLGPILYFVLGRREDVE, from the coding sequence ATGGACAGTACAACGATTGTAGCGCTTATCCCGTTGATCGTAATCCAGATCGGCGTGCAGATCTACACCCTGTACGACCTCTATAAACGCGGCGGCGCCAGGAGCTATACCCCGGTGTGGGTCGTGGTGATCGTGCTCGGCCAACTGCTCGGCCCGATCCTGTACTTCGTGCTGGGGCGGCGCGAAGACGTCGAATGA
- a CDS encoding ABC transporter permease subunit — MHVFRVQLRKELLELWRTRKVLIVWVVLIAFGLMSPLFAKLTPELLKSMGEQQQNIQITITEPTTNDATDQFVKNTTQFGLLLGVLMSFGAIAGERERGQATLIFPHPLPRETFALAKFAALAILFGVGLLLGALADLLYTLLLFDAPPVGGFVVLVIFIYLWLLCLIALSLLASALGRSMTGAGGLAFVFVLVVLIASSLTRFAPGKLTDWGRTLAIGADGPAQWGALIVTLALTVLAVAGSAIALRRQEIE, encoded by the coding sequence ATGCACGTCTTCCGGGTTCAACTGCGCAAAGAGTTGCTGGAGCTGTGGCGCACGCGCAAGGTGTTGATCGTGTGGGTGGTGCTGATCGCGTTCGGGCTGATGTCGCCGCTGTTCGCCAAGCTGACACCGGAGCTGCTCAAGTCGATGGGTGAGCAGCAGCAGAACATCCAGATCACCATCACCGAGCCGACGACGAACGACGCCACCGACCAATTTGTCAAGAACACGACCCAGTTCGGTCTGCTGTTGGGCGTGCTGATGAGCTTCGGGGCCATCGCCGGAGAGCGCGAGCGCGGGCAGGCGACGCTGATCTTCCCGCATCCGCTCCCGCGTGAGACGTTCGCGCTGGCGAAGTTCGCCGCGCTGGCGATCCTGTTCGGCGTGGGACTGCTGCTCGGCGCGCTGGCCGACCTGCTCTATACGCTGCTGCTGTTCGACGCGCCGCCGGTGGGCGGGTTCGTCGTGCTGGTCATCTTCATCTACCTGTGGCTGCTGTGCCTGATCGCGCTCAGCCTGTTGGCGAGCGCGTTGGGGCGCTCGATGACCGGCGCGGGTGGGCTGGCATTCGTGTTCGTGCTGGTCGTGCTGATCGCGTCCTCGCTGACGCGTTTCGCGCCGGGCAAGCTCACCGACTGGGGCCGCACTCTGGCCATCGGCGCGGACGGTCCGGCGCAGTGGGGCGCGCTGATCGTGACGCTGGCGCTGACAGTTCTGGCCGTGGCGGGCAGCGCGATCGCCCTGCGGCGGCAGGAGATCGAGTAG
- a CDS encoding inositol monophosphatase family protein, whose translation MDLTYELETAKTIARMAASICQSIQAELIVAEKSGHEPVTIADYASQALILHALASNFEDDAVLAEEHAEEFELLLSEPQRQLVQRYVEDALGGYVFAEDISAYLDFGRRRTAERLWVVDPIDGTKGFVAERHYCVAISLLIAGEPVLGVLASPGFYSDQADPPADPGALTYALRGGGAYQEALYGGEREPIRVSATHDPQRAVVLASYEGKHTDIDRIRRTEAALGRGPDAPIKRLDSQDKHAMIANGMGDIYLRMVPDPLYQEKLWDHAAGYAIVTEAGGQVTDLLGQPLDFSAGPIFARNRGVLVTNGTLHTRTLDAIRQAMDE comes from the coding sequence GTGGACCTGACATACGAGCTTGAAACCGCAAAGACCATCGCCCGCATGGCCGCCTCCATCTGCCAGAGCATTCAGGCGGAGCTGATCGTCGCGGAGAAGTCGGGCCACGAGCCGGTGACCATCGCGGATTACGCCTCGCAGGCGCTGATCCTGCACGCGCTGGCGAGCAACTTTGAAGATGATGCGGTGCTCGCCGAAGAGCACGCCGAGGAGTTCGAGCTTCTGCTCAGCGAACCGCAGCGCCAACTGGTACAGCGTTACGTGGAAGATGCGCTCGGCGGCTACGTGTTCGCGGAGGACATCAGCGCCTATCTCGATTTTGGCCGCAGACGCACCGCAGAACGGCTGTGGGTGGTCGATCCCATCGACGGCACGAAGGGCTTTGTGGCGGAGCGGCACTACTGCGTCGCCATCAGCCTGCTCATCGCGGGGGAGCCGGTGCTCGGCGTGCTGGCCAGTCCGGGCTTCTATAGCGACCAAGCCGATCCGCCGGCGGATCCGGGGGCGCTGACCTACGCCCTGCGCGGCGGCGGCGCATACCAGGAAGCGTTGTATGGCGGCGAGCGCGAACCGATCCGCGTGTCCGCCACACACGATCCGCAGCGCGCAGTCGTGCTTGCCAGCTACGAGGGCAAGCACACCGACATCGACCGCATCCGGCGCACCGAGGCGGCGCTGGGTCGCGGGCCGGATGCGCCGATCAAGCGGCTCGACAGCCAGGACAAGCACGCCATGATCGCCAACGGCATGGGCGACATTTACCTGCGCATGGTGCCCGATCCGCTGTACCAGGAAAAGCTGTGGGATCACGCGGCGGGCTACGCTATCGTGACCGAAGCGGGCGGCCAGGTGACCGATCTGCTGGGGCAGCCGCTCGATTTCAGCGCCGGGCCGATCTTCGCGCGCAACCGGGGCGTCCTGGTGACCAACGGCACGCTGCACACGCGCACGCTGGACGCCATCCGGCAGGCGATGGACGAGTGA
- a CDS encoding metallophosphoesterase family protein, with amino-acid sequence MTEPIRMLHFADVHVGMENYGRTDPGTGLSSRVVDFLRRMDEMVDYAVKHDADLVIFAGDAFKSRNPTPTFQREFAWRIQDLAKQCPVVMLVGNHDLPTIDKRASSIEIYDTLSVPNTILGRDYRTLTVETKRGPVLVGTAPYPLRGTLLRDAEIPHNSTIGEIDGLMEQQLDLKLQALASVAADADMPRVLTGHFTVTGAVWGSERSVMLGRDVQVLLSTVADPAWDYVALGHIHKQQNLTLGRTDAPPVIYSGSLERIDFGEERDPKGFMWVELARGATTYEFVEVTCRPFITLRVDVKGKGDPTGAVLNEIDRHDLRDAIVRVIVKADPEAELLLQDRPIQQALYDAGVNHVASIQRDVERPARMRLGAAPEGMTPEQLLERYLLTKDLPQDRIDVLLDHAREIFDGGD; translated from the coding sequence ATGACCGAACCAATCCGAATGCTGCACTTCGCCGATGTGCACGTGGGCATGGAAAACTACGGGCGCACCGATCCCGGCACGGGCCTCAGCTCGCGCGTGGTCGATTTTCTGCGCCGCATGGACGAAATGGTGGACTATGCGGTGAAGCACGACGCGGATCTGGTGATCTTCGCCGGGGACGCGTTCAAGTCGCGCAATCCCACGCCGACCTTTCAGCGCGAGTTCGCGTGGCGCATCCAGGACCTGGCGAAGCAGTGCCCGGTCGTGATGCTGGTCGGCAACCACGACCTGCCGACCATCGACAAGCGCGCGTCGAGCATCGAGATTTACGACACGCTGAGCGTGCCCAACACGATCCTGGGGCGCGACTACCGCACACTCACCGTCGAGACGAAGCGCGGCCCGGTGCTGGTCGGCACAGCGCCTTATCCGCTGCGCGGCACGCTGCTGCGTGACGCGGAAATCCCGCATAACAGCACCATCGGCGAGATCGACGGCCTGATGGAACAGCAACTTGACCTCAAGCTCCAGGCGCTGGCCAGCGTCGCGGCGGACGCCGACATGCCGCGCGTGCTGACCGGCCACTTCACGGTGACCGGCGCGGTGTGGGGCAGCGAGCGCAGCGTCATGCTGGGCCGCGACGTGCAGGTGCTGCTAAGCACGGTGGCCGATCCCGCCTGGGATTACGTCGCGCTGGGGCACATCCACAAGCAGCAAAACCTGACGCTGGGCCGCACCGACGCCCCGCCCGTGATCTACAGCGGCAGTCTGGAGCGCATCGACTTCGGCGAGGAGCGCGATCCGAAGGGCTTCATGTGGGTCGAGCTGGCGCGCGGCGCGACGACATACGAGTTCGTCGAGGTCACGTGCCGCCCGTTCATCACCCTGCGCGTAGACGTAAAAGGCAAGGGCGATCCGACCGGGGCCGTTCTGAACGAAATTGACCGCCACGATCTGCGCGACGCGATCGTGCGCGTGATCGTCAAGGCCGATCCTGAGGCGGAGCTGCTGTTGCAGGATCGCCCGATCCAGCAGGCGCTGTACGACGCAGGCGTGAATCACGTCGCCTCGATCCAGCGCGACGTCGAGCGGCCCGCGCGCATGCGGCTCGGCGCTGCGCCGGAAGGCATGACGCCGGAGCAGCTTTTGGAGCGCTACCTGCTCACGAAGGATCTGCCGCAGGACCGGATCGACGTGCTGCTCGACCACGCGCGGGAGATCTTCGACGGCGGTGATTGA
- a CDS encoding pyridoxamine 5'-phosphate oxidase family protein: MPAPKIPDPTATRPFILDDYGIPKTMDGVLPWSYATERLAPARNYWVSTTLPDGRPHARPVWGVLVDGVQYFGGGPQTRWARNLAARPDVVLHLESGDEVVIVEGTVTKLTEENADPDLLTRIDDAYEAKYNMRHGTPVWQLAPRVAFGWTKFPDDTTKWVFESSE, encoded by the coding sequence ATGCCTGCACCGAAGATCCCGGATCCGACCGCCACTCGCCCCTTTATCCTCGACGATTACGGCATCCCCAAGACGATGGACGGCGTGCTGCCCTGGTCCTACGCGACGGAGCGGCTTGCACCCGCCCGCAACTACTGGGTCTCGACCACGCTGCCGGACGGGCGTCCGCACGCGCGGCCCGTGTGGGGCGTGCTGGTCGATGGCGTGCAGTACTTCGGCGGCGGTCCGCAGACGCGCTGGGCGCGCAATCTCGCGGCGCGGCCCGACGTGGTGCTGCACCTGGAAAGCGGCGACGAAGTGGTGATCGTCGAGGGCACGGTGACCAAGCTGACCGAGGAAAACGCCGATCCCGACCTGCTCACGCGCATCGACGACGCGTACGAGGCGAAGTACAACATGCGGCATGGCACGCCGGTCTGGCAGCTCGCGCCGCGCGTGGCGTTTGGCTGGACGAAGTTCCCCGACGACACGACGAAGTGGGTGTTCGAAAGCAGCGAATAG
- a CDS encoding NUDIX hydrolase, whose translation MDESPWQVLDKRLTLDRSPWVKVWDEDVQLPDGRVIHDWVRLEMPRYVLIFAVTVEGTVPFFRHYKHGIGRVLVDPPGGYVNAGEDPLAAAQRELMEETGMQAERWTPLAAFVVDSNREAGWGHLFLAQDARQVTAPDADDLEEYETLWIPLDQVRALWRGGQVQHTSSSALIALALDELGAL comes from the coding sequence GTGGACGAATCACCCTGGCAGGTGTTGGATAAACGACTGACTCTGGATCGCAGTCCCTGGGTCAAGGTGTGGGATGAAGACGTTCAACTGCCCGATGGCCGCGTCATCCACGACTGGGTGCGGCTCGAAATGCCGCGCTACGTGCTGATCTTCGCCGTAACGGTGGAGGGGACGGTGCCGTTCTTCCGCCATTATAAGCATGGCATCGGGCGCGTGCTGGTCGATCCGCCCGGCGGCTACGTCAATGCTGGCGAGGATCCGCTGGCGGCGGCGCAGCGCGAGCTGATGGAAGAAACGGGCATGCAGGCCGAGCGCTGGACGCCGCTGGCCGCGTTCGTGGTCGATAGCAACCGCGAGGCGGGCTGGGGACACCTGTTTTTGGCCCAGGACGCGCGGCAGGTCACAGCGCCGGATGCCGACGACCTGGAGGAGTACGAGACGCTCTGGATCCCGCTCGATCAGGTGCGCGCGCTGTGGCGGGGCGGGCAGGTACAGCACACCAGCTCCTCGGCGCTGATCGCGCTGGCGCTCGACGAGTTGGGCGCGCTGTAG